The window AGCACCCGAGCACCGAGACGATCAGCGACGGCGAGATGCGCCTGCTCGGCGTCGGCACCACGCTCGGCGTCATCGTGCAGGCCCTGGCCCTGCTCCCGTTCCTCAAGTCCTCGGGCTACCGGTACCGCCCCCGGTTCGACCTGCGCGGCACCGGCCTCGGCCAGGCCTACCGGCTCGCGACCTGGACGCTCCTGTTCGTCCTGGTCAACCAGATCGCCTACCTCGTCGTGGTCCAGATCGCGACCGGGATCGAGGAGACGGCCGCCGCGGACGGGTACCCCGGCCGCGGTTTCACGCCGTACACGAAGGCGTACCTGATCATGCTGCTCCCGCACGCCGTGATCACGGTGTCGGTCGTGACGGCGCTGCTGCCCCGGATGGCCCGGGCGGTGACCGACGACCGGCTCGACGACGTCCGCACCGACCTGGCCGGCGGGATGAAGCTGACCGGTGCCGCGCTGATCCCGGCCGCGATCGCGTTCGTGGTGCTCGGCCCGAGCATGGCAGTCCTCGGCTTCGGCCACGGCAACACCTCGGTCGCCAACGCGGAGTACATCGGCTACGTCCTCGCCGGGTTCGCGGTGGCGCTGGTCCCCTTCTCGGTGCACCACCAGCTGCTGCGGGGGTTCTACGCGTTCTCCGACACCCGCACCCCGGTGAGCATCAACGTCTGGATCGCCGGGACGAACATCGCCCTCGCCCTCGCCTGCGTCGCGTTGCTGCCGGCCCGGTGGGTGGCGGTCGGGCTCGCGCTCAGCTACGCCGCGTCCTACGCGGTCGGCGTCCAGATCTCCGCCCGCAAGCTCGGGCGCTACCTCGGCCCGCTCGACGGCGGGGTGGTCCGGACCTACGAGCGGATGGCGCTGGCCGCGGTCCTGGCGGCGATCCCCGCGGTGGCCGTCGCCGAGATCGCCGACCAGATCTGGGGCACCGGCACCACCGCGGCCGCCGTCACCGTGATCGGCGGCGGCGGCGCGATGCTCGTCGCCTACCTGGCGATCACGATGCGCATGCGGATCACCGAGGTGACCCAGCTGCTGGGCCCGGTGCTCCGGCGCTGATCCGGCGCGGCTGACTTGTCCCCGGCTGGCGCGGTTCGGCTCCGGCCGCTCCGGCGAACGCCTAGCATGGCCGCGAGGGGCTGTTCGGGAACCCGGCGGGAACTGACGGCCGCTGCCGACCTTGGCACGCCCGGTCAGGAGGACGGTGAGGTGGTCTCAGCCACCCCGGAGGTGGGAACACGCCTCGCCGACCGCTACCGCCTGCTGGAGTGCATCGAGAAGTCGGACGGTTTCTCCACCTGGCAGGCCACCGACGAGAAGCTGGCCCGGCCGGTCGGCATCCACATCCTCCCGAGCGACGCCGAGCTGACGCCCGCGGTGCTCGAGGCCGCCCAACTGGCCGCGACGGTCGACGACCCCCGCTTCCTCCGGGTGCTCGACGCGGTTCACCGGGAGCCGTACGCCTACGTCGTCCACGAGTGGTTGCCGGACGCGCACCCGCTCTCGACGGTGCTCGCCCACGGACCCCTCGACCCCGACGTCGCGCAGACGATGATCCGCGACGCGGCCGAGGCGCTGGCCGCCGCGCACGAGGCCGGCCTCGCCCACCTGCGCCTGCAGGCCGACACCGTCCTGGTCCTGCCGTCGGGGCACGTGAAGATCCTCGGCCTCTGCGTCGAGGCCGCCCTGCACTCCACGACCGCCGGCGACCCGGCCCGCTCGGACGCCCGAGGTCTGGGTCGCGTGCTCTACGCGGCGCTGACCGCGCGGTGGCCCGAGGGCGAGGCCTTCGGCCTGGCCGCGGCGCCCTTCGAGCACGGCGCGATCTGCACGCCGCGCCAGGTCCGCGCCGGCGTCCCGGACGCGATGGACGCGATCGTCGACCGGCTCTTGAACCCGACCCCCCGGGCCGGCACTCCGCTGCGCAGCCCCGGGGAACTGAGGGACACCCTCCACCAGTTGCCGCGGCCCCGACCGCCGGGCAGCGGGCCCTCGCCCGACACGACCGGCACCATGTCCGCCGTCGTCACCGGGATCCTCTCCCCGATGCCTACTCCGGACGGGTGGAAACCGTCCGCGGCGACCCGCGGGGCGCAGGTCGCGGTCATCGGGATGCTCGTCATCGGACTGGTCCTGCTCAGCTGGCAGCTCCTGCGCGCGCTGGCGCCGGAGAGCCTCGGGGGGCAGGCGAACACCCCGGAAGCGGCCGCACCGCTGGTCGCGATCCCGATCACCGCGACCCGCGACTTCGACCCGCCGCCCGGCAACGGATCCGAGAACCCGCGGCAGGCCCGGCTGGCCGTCGACGACCGGCCGCGCACCGCCTGGCGCACCGTCGCCTACAACACCCGGGCGTTCGGCGGACTCAAGCCGGGCGTCGGTCTGGTCCTCGACCTCGGCGACGCCAGGACCGTCCGCCAGGTGAAGCTGCGGCTGCCCGACGAGGGGGCCTCGATCGAGATCCGGGCCGCGGCGCTGACCGCGAACTCCGCGCCGTCGGCACTGTCCGCCTTCCGGGTCGCGGCGAGCACCGCGGCGGCCGCCCGGGAGGAGACGCTGCGCTTCGCCTCGGCCGTTCGCACCCGGTTCGTCCTGATCTGGATCACCCAGCTCCCGCCCGGTCCCGGCCCCACGTACAGGGGTGGGATCTCCGAGGTCTCGGTCAGCGGGTAAGACTGCTGGTGGGACCGCGGGTGGGAGCCCTCCTACGCGGCCCGAGTACGGCTCCGTTCCAGATGTCCCGAGCCCGGAGGTTTCGTTGAGTACCGTTAGCCCGACGTGACACTCCACCATCGGTGCTGACATCGGCAGGGGGCCCCGGGCTCGTGCACAACCTGACCGAGGTCCCTGACCGGCTCCTCCTGGAACGGCATCGCGAGGGCGACCCAGACGCCTTCGGCGAGATCGTCCGCCGGCATCGGGACCGCATGTGGGCTGTCGCACTGCGCACGCTGGGCGACCCCGAGGAGGCGGCCGACGCCGTTCAGGACGCCCTGGTCTCGGCGTACCGCGCGGCCGAGGGCTTCCGCGGGGACTCCGCGATCACCACCTGGCTGCACCGGATCGTGGTCAACGCCTGCCTCGACCGGGCGCGGCGCAAGAACATCCGCAAGACCGTTCCCCTGCCGGACCAGCAGGAG of the Sporichthya polymorpha DSM 43042 genome contains:
- the murJ gene encoding murein biosynthesis integral membrane protein MurJ; the encoded protein is MSSAPTDPPGPPAEPSITRSSAVMAAGTVLSRITGFGRDVVLTWAIGTTAFSVTYNVANTVPNIVYILLAGGVLNAVFVPQLVKAMREDPDGGKAFADRLITAIGLVLLVITVAAVIAAPLVISAYAYAFTHGEGSEANYDVAVTFARYLLPQIFFYGLHVMLGQVLNARGRFGPMMFAPILNNLVVIVTGVMFLVITAGEHPSTETISDGEMRLLGVGTTLGVIVQALALLPFLKSSGYRYRPRFDLRGTGLGQAYRLATWTLLFVLVNQIAYLVVVQIATGIEETAAADGYPGRGFTPYTKAYLIMLLPHAVITVSVVTALLPRMARAVTDDRLDDVRTDLAGGMKLTGAALIPAAIAFVVLGPSMAVLGFGHGNTSVANAEYIGYVLAGFAVALVPFSVHHQLLRGFYAFSDTRTPVSINVWIAGTNIALALACVALLPARWVAVGLALSYAASYAVGVQISARKLGRYLGPLDGGVVRTYERMALAAVLAAIPAVAVAEIADQIWGTGTTAAAVTVIGGGGAMLVAYLAITMRMRITEVTQLLGPVLRR
- a CDS encoding protein kinase family protein, producing the protein MVSATPEVGTRLADRYRLLECIEKSDGFSTWQATDEKLARPVGIHILPSDAELTPAVLEAAQLAATVDDPRFLRVLDAVHREPYAYVVHEWLPDAHPLSTVLAHGPLDPDVAQTMIRDAAEALAAAHEAGLAHLRLQADTVLVLPSGHVKILGLCVEAALHSTTAGDPARSDARGLGRVLYAALTARWPEGEAFGLAAAPFEHGAICTPRQVRAGVPDAMDAIVDRLLNPTPRAGTPLRSPGELRDTLHQLPRPRPPGSGPSPDTTGTMSAVVTGILSPMPTPDGWKPSAATRGAQVAVIGMLVIGLVLLSWQLLRALAPESLGGQANTPEAAAPLVAIPITATRDFDPPPGNGSENPRQARLAVDDRPRTAWRTVAYNTRAFGGLKPGVGLVLDLGDARTVRQVKLRLPDEGASIEIRAAALTANSAPSALSAFRVAASTAAAAREETLRFASAVRTRFVLIWITQLPPGPGPTYRGGISEVSVSG